The Gemmatimonadaceae bacterium nucleotide sequence GATGTCGGTGCGGTCGAAGCGGTGCGTCATCTTGCCGCTGAGCACCGTGACCATCGAGCCGAGCAGGCAATCGTCCTCGATCGTCACCTCGCCCAGGCTGCAGTAGGCACCGATGTACACGCCGGCACCGATGCGCGCGCGCGGGCTGGACAGGATCGTGCCGAAGCAGACCGTGCTGCGCGCGTCGCACGCCTCCAGCGTGACGCGGTAGAACGCGCGGCGCAGCAGGTTCCCCAGGTCGCCGGGAAACAGTGCCACGGTCTGGCTGCCCGACTGGAACACGCGCTTGTGCAGCGCACCGCCCACCAGGGCCGCCAGTCGCACCGGAAGCCAGAACGGCAGCGTCACCAGGAACGCGATCGCGTCGAACACGAATCGGAACGCGGTCCTCATCGCCGGGCCGCCGCGAGGCAGCCGCGATACAGCGACTCGTACGCCAGCGTCATTGCCTCCACCGTGTGGCGCTCCGCCAGGCGCAGCGCCGCCCGCTCCACCTGCGCCGCGGTGCCGTCGGCGTCGCGTACCGTCTCGCGCACTGCCGCGGCCAGCGCCGTGGCGTCGCCGCCGGGGAAGAGCCGGCCGAGGCGCCCGCCATCGAGCACGGCGGGCAGGCCGCCGACCGCGGAGGCCACCACCGGCACCCGCGAGGCGAAGGCCTCGAGGACCGTCATCGGCATCGCTTCCGACAGCGACGACAGCACGAACACGTCGAACGAGGCATAGAGGGCGGCGGAGATGGCGCGCTGGCCGGCGAAATGCACGCGTCCGGTGAGCCCCGCTGCGGCCGCCTGGGCCGCCAGCGCCTCACGCAGTGCCCCGTCGCCCACCAGCACCAGATGCCACCGGTCGTCCAGCTCCGCGAGTGCACGGATCATGAGCTGCTGGTTCTTCACCGCGTGCAGGCGCGCGACCGTGCCCATCACCAGCGCGTCGTGCGGCACCCCGAGCTCGTCACGGAGCGCGCCATCGCCCGGGCGCACCCGGTGCAGCGCGGCGTCGTCGATGCCGTTCTCCACCAGCACGATGCCGTCACGCCGCGGCAGCATCTGCCGGTAGTACTTCACGACATCCACGGAGCAGCCGGCGGTCACGTCGGTCTGGACCGCCCCGAGCCAGAGGAAGAACCGGTCGGACCTCGAGAACGGAAGCTGGATCCCGTGCCGGGTGTGCAGGATCGCCGGCACCCGCGCGGCGTGCGCCGCCCGCGACGCCTTGGCACAGACGCCGCTGTGGCTGTGCACCACGTCCATCCTGCCGCTTCGGAAGCGCGCCGTGAGCGCACCGGGCGCCACGAGGCTCGACAGGCCCTGCGCCGGCACCAGCTCCAGCGGCACGCCCGAATCGCGCACCCGGTCGGCCATGCCGCCCAGCGACTCGGTGCAGATGATCCGCGCATCGTGCCCGTGCCGGCGCAGCGCGACACTGAGGCCAAGCACCATGACCTCCATGCCGCCGGTGTCCATCGCCGGCACGACCTGCGCGATTCGCAGCGGCCGCGCGTCGGACGCCACCGCGTCCCCCGCGGAGGCCGGTGCACCATGGCTCGTCGCCTGCGAGGTCACGACGCCGGTCGCGGCACTCACGACGCCGCCCCGCCATAGTGCGCCGCATCCACGTGGCGCAACGGGCGGAAGGCCTTCAGCACGAAGCGCCAGTCCAGCGGCCAGAGCAGCGCCGCGCGGCGGAACGCATCTCGCGCCGCATCCGGGTCCCGCGCGATCTCGTGCTCGTACGCGACATGTTCCCACACGTTGGCGCGGGCGCGGCGGCGCGTGATGCGGCTGAAGCCGTGCAGCACCTCCGCCTTGGCCAGGGCGGCCAGCATGCCGCGCTTCAGGCGATCCGCATTCCGGAAGGTGCCGCTGCGGTGCTCGCGCACGTAGACCAGCGGCTCACCCACGATGTGCAGGCCGCCCCGAGCCGCCACCCGCATCCACGCTTCCCAGTCCTCGCAGTACTCGAGCTGCGCGTCGAAGCCACCCACCGCGCGCAGCGTTTCGGTGCGCACGACGACGCCGGAGGTCGGCGTCCGCGCCCGGAACAGCAGCAGGTCTTCGACGCTCTGCGCGCCCAGGCTGGTCGTCGTCGGCACCGTGCGGATGTCCACCATGGTCCCGCGCTCGTCGACGACGGTGGCACCGCACCCGAACATCGTGACCGCCGGATACCTGAGTGCCGCGGCGCCCTGGCGCTCCAGCTTCACCGGAGACCAGAAGTCGTCGGAATCGAGGAACGCGACGCACTCACCGCGCGCGATCTCCAGCGCCGCGTTGCGGGCGGCACCCGGGCCCCCGCGCGAGCGCCGGATCACCGTGATCGAGCCCCCGAACCCGGCCAGCACGTCGGGCGTGTCATCCGTGGACCCGTCGTCGACGACGATCACCTGCACGGGCGCATGCGTCTGCCGGAGCGCACTCCGGATCGCCTTCCCGACGAACTGGGCGTAGTTGAACGTCGGGATGACCACCGTGAAGCTGGGCAATCCGGAAGCCATGGGACGGGATACCTGTGCGAGTCGGGCGCCGCTCAGGCGAAGGCGCCGCGATAACTCTCGATGATCTCCCGGTCACTGCGGATCTTGTCGGAGCGCCGCCCCAGCAGGTAGAAGCCGGCGGCGACGTCGTACGCCGCCTTCCGCTTCACCAGCATCGGGTCCAGCCACTTGATCCAGAAGCCCGTGAGCTTCGCGAACATGCGCAGCGCCACCCGCGGGCGCTTGCTCTCCGCGAAGCACGACAGCCAGTACATGTACGTCCAGCCGAGCGCCATGCCGGGTCCGCACTGGATCCCGCTCTCGATCTCCTCGAAGCGGCGGCAGAGCCGGCGCAGTCCCGAGTGCGTGAAGCGGTTGAAGTCGTACTCGCCGTCGCAGATCGCCTGCTGGAAGTTCGCCTCGATGTAGAACAGTCCGTCGGGCTTCAGCACACGGTGGATCTCGTCCACGGCCATGCGCGGGTCGAGCAGCGCCTGGATCACCCCCTGCAGCACCACGCAGTCGAACGTCCCGTCGGCGAACGGCACCTGATGGGCATCGCAGATCAGGTTCGAGCGCTCACCGAAGTACACATCCGACTCCACCACGTCGAAGGCGGGGTCGAGCACCAGTTCGCGGAGTCCCACGCCCAGGCCGCCGCCGCCAAGGATCAGCAGGCGCGGGTTCGGCGTGGTGGCCAGCAGGCGCTCGCGCAGCCGCCCGTAGTTCTGCTCCGCCGCCACGTTCAGGCTCAGCGAGGGCAGCGAGGCCACGATCTTCTCGCGCGTCGAGTACGTCGGGGCGTGATACCGGAACTGCCCCTTCAGGATCTCGTCGATGATGAACACGCCCGGTCGCTCATCCACCAGCACCGGCACACCGTCCACCACCGGATAGGTTGGCCCCCCCGGGGCGCTCATGCTGCTCCCGTCGGGGCTGAGGTCGAGAGGAAGGCCCGTGACGGGGCAGCGCAGCGAGCTCCGCAGCTCAGCCTTCAACAGGCTTCGATGTGCAATCATGGGTGGGGCAGACGTGGTGTGTGCTGTCAGTACGAACAGACTTGGTCGGGATTCCCAACCCGATAAGTTAGCGAGTCTCAGCCCTGTGACGAATGGCCGGCCGCGCCCGTCACTGGCGAGTCGGCCCCCATTTCACCTGATCTGCATGCTCCGTCAGCTCAAGCTTTCCGCACTCTCTGTCCTCAAATCCACCGGCATCAGCGGGCTGGTCGGGCGGACGGGGTGGCGGCAGTCGCGACTGCTGATTCTCGGCTATCATGGATTCGCACTTGCGGATGAGGTCGAGTGGAACGACGCCCTGTTCCTGAGTGAGGCCACCCTGCGCCGCCGGTTCGAGGCGATCCGGGCCGCAGGATGCGCGGTGCTCTCGCTGGAGGAGGGCCTGCAGCGCCTGCAGGCGGGCACCCTGCCTCCGCGCGCCGTCGTCCTCACCTTCGACGACGGGTTCGCGGATTTCGCATCGCTCGCGTACCCGCTGCTCCGGGAATTCCGCTTCCCCGCCACGCTCTACCTGACCACGTACTACGTGGATCACCAGCTGCCGGTCTTCACCGTCATGCTCCGGTACCTGCTGTGGAAGGGGCGGGGCACCCCGCTTCCCGTCGCGGGTTTCGGCCCCCTCACCGGGGAGCGGCCGCTGCGCACCACCGGCGAGCGCGAGGCGGCCTTTGCGGAACTGACCGCGATGGCCGACGATGCCGTGCTCGACTCCGCCGCCCGCGACCGCCTGCTCGCCGACGTCGCCGCGCGCCTCGGCATCGACTTCGACGCGATCCGCGCCAGCCGGATGCTCTCGCTCGTGACCCCGGCGGAGGTGGCGGCCTTCGATCCGGCCCTCGTCAGCGTGCACCTGCACACCCATCGCCATCGCGTGCCACTGGATCGTGCGCTGTTCACGCGTGAGCTGACCGACAACGCCGCCGCGATCGGGCGCATCACGCCACGCTGGGCCCACTCGCGGCACTTCTGCTACCCCAGCGGCGTCACGCACCCGGACTTCCTCCCGTGGCTGCGGGAGCTGGGCATCGAGAGTGCCACCACCTGTTTCTCGGGGATGGCCGAACGCACCTCCGATCCGCTCATGCTGCCACGCCTGCTCGACACGACGCAGCTCACCGACCTGGAGTTCGACGCCTGGCTGCGCGGCGTTGGCGCGCTGCTGCCGCGACGCACCCTCCCCGGCGAGCGCTGACCAGCGCCGGCCGCAGCGGTCAGCCCGTCGCCCGCCGCGACGCGCGCACCGCGTTGACCGCGTCGATCATCCACCGCACCCGCGTGGGGAAGACCACCAGCAGGGTCAGCAG carries:
- a CDS encoding glycosyltransferase; the encoded protein is MSAATGVVTSQATSHGAPASAGDAVASDARPLRIAQVVPAMDTGGMEVMVLGLSVALRRHGHDARIICTESLGGMADRVRDSGVPLELVPAQGLSSLVAPGALTARFRSGRMDVVHSHSGVCAKASRAAHAARVPAILHTRHGIQLPFSRSDRFFLWLGAVQTDVTAGCSVDVVKYYRQMLPRRDGIVLVENGIDDAALHRVRPGDGALRDELGVPHDALVMGTVARLHAVKNQQLMIRALAELDDRWHLVLVGDGALREALAAQAAAAGLTGRVHFAGQRAISAALYASFDVFVLSSLSEAMPMTVLEAFASRVPVVASAVGGLPAVLDGGRLGRLFPGGDATALAAAVRETVRDADGTAAQVERAALRLAERHTVEAMTLAYESLYRGCLAAARR
- a CDS encoding glycosyltransferase family 2 protein, translating into MASGLPSFTVVIPTFNYAQFVGKAIRSALRQTHAPVQVIVVDDGSTDDTPDVLAGFGGSITVIRRSRGGPGAARNAALEIARGECVAFLDSDDFWSPVKLERQGAAALRYPAVTMFGCGATVVDERGTMVDIRTVPTTTSLGAQSVEDLLLFRARTPTSGVVVRTETLRAVGGFDAQLEYCEDWEAWMRVAARGGLHIVGEPLVYVREHRSGTFRNADRLKRGMLAALAKAEVLHGFSRITRRRARANVWEHVAYEHEIARDPDAARDAFRRAALLWPLDWRFVLKAFRPLRHVDAAHYGGAAS
- a CDS encoding class I SAM-dependent methyltransferase; translation: MIAHRSLLKAELRSSLRCPVTGLPLDLSPDGSSMSAPGGPTYPVVDGVPVLVDERPGVFIIDEILKGQFRYHAPTYSTREKIVASLPSLSLNVAAEQNYGRLRERLLATTPNPRLLILGGGGLGVGLRELVLDPAFDVVESDVYFGERSNLICDAHQVPFADGTFDCVVLQGVIQALLDPRMAVDEIHRVLKPDGLFYIEANFQQAICDGEYDFNRFTHSGLRRLCRRFEEIESGIQCGPGMALGWTYMYWLSCFAESKRPRVALRMFAKLTGFWIKWLDPMLVKRKAAYDVAAGFYLLGRRSDKIRSDREIIESYRGAFA
- a CDS encoding polysaccharide deacetylase family protein; amino-acid sequence: MLRQLKLSALSVLKSTGISGLVGRTGWRQSRLLILGYHGFALADEVEWNDALFLSEATLRRRFEAIRAAGCAVLSLEEGLQRLQAGTLPPRAVVLTFDDGFADFASLAYPLLREFRFPATLYLTTYYVDHQLPVFTVMLRYLLWKGRGTPLPVAGFGPLTGERPLRTTGEREAAFAELTAMADDAVLDSAARDRLLADVAARLGIDFDAIRASRMLSLVTPAEVAAFDPALVSVHLHTHRHRVPLDRALFTRELTDNAAAIGRITPRWAHSRHFCYPSGVTHPDFLPWLRELGIESATTCFSGMAERTSDPLMLPRLLDTTQLTDLEFDAWLRGVGALLPRRTLPGER